The Haloarcula halophila nucleotide sequence CCAGGGTCAGCGCCCAGCAGAGCCAGCGCAACTCGAAGGCGCCGTTGTGCCGGAACGTCGCTTTCCGCCCGTTCGCGGCACCCTGGTTGACGAACATCGCTTCGAGATGTGGCGGGTCCTGGGTCGCCAACGCCGACTGTACCCACGCCCCGTAGGAGGTGCCGAAGGTGCCGACCTGGCCGTCACAGTACGGTCGGTCGGCGAGCCATTCGACGGTGTCGTGGCCGTCCTCGGCCTCGTTCTTGAAGATGTAGAAGTCCCCCTCGCTCTCGAATCGGCCCCGACAGTCCTGGACGGCGACGACGTACCCTCGCTTCGCGTACCACTCGCCGTGGCGCTCCATGCGGCCGCGCTTGCCGTACGGCGTGCGGTCGAGCAGTGCCGGTTTCGGCTCCGAGATCGGATCGCCCGTCTCGGGGTCTGTCGGCCGGTAGATATCGGCCGCCAACACCGTGCCGTCACGCATCTCTACCGAAACGTTCAGCTCTGCTTGCACTCCGTACGCTGGTTCGCTACGCATGCTACGACCGAGCACCAAGAGCGTAAAATAACTTACGTACGGAGCGATCCTCGGTTACACGTGGCGGGGACACGCCGTGATCTCACTCTGTCAGGGATGTCGTGACCGATTTTCTCCCACGGCCATTCCTGACACGAGAGTATGATTTATTACGAACAGTTTGCGTACGGGGTACCATGGAGACTGATACCACAGATAGTGAGAGCAGTATTGTACAGTACGCTATCGAGGACAAGCCGCCCCTCGGCGAAGCGATTCCGCTGGGGTTGCAACACCTCGGAGCGATGTTCCTCTCGACGGTCGCGTTGCCGTTAGTCATCGCCGGCGCGATCGGCCTCGACGGTGCACAGACGACCTACGTCGTCCAGATGGCACTGCTGGTCGCCGGTCTCGCGACGCTGGTACAGGTATACTCCGTCGGCCCTGTCGGTGCTCGGCTGCCGGTCGTGATGGGAACCAGCGCCATCTTCGTCGCGCCGCTCATCAGCATCGGGACGTCTTTCGGTGTCGCGGCGGTCTTCGGGGCGGTCATCGTCGCCGCTCCGGTCGAGATGGTCATCGGCTATTTCTACGACGATTTGCGACAACTGTTCCCGCCGCTCGTGACGAGCATCGTCGTGATGCTGGTCGGACTGACGCTGATTCCGGTCGCCATGGACTACGCGGCGGGCGGACCGGGCGCGGAATCGTACGGCGCGTTCGTCAACATCGGATTAGCACTGCTCGTGTTCGTGGTGGCCATCGGACTCAACCAGTTCTTCGAGGGGTTCCTGTCGGTCGCGAGTGTCCTCGTCGCCGTCGTCGTCGGCTACATCGCGTCGATCCCCTTGGGACTTCTCGACCTCTCCGGCGTCGGGAGTGCTGGCCTGATCTCGCTGCCCAGCCCGCTCGAATTCGGCGTCAGCTTCGAACCGACCGCGATTCTCATCGTCGCCTTCGCGTATCTCATCACGTCTATCGAGACGATCGGTGATATCGAGGGGACGACCGGTGTCGTCGACAGGCAACCGTCCAACGAGGAGATGGAGGGCGGGCTGCTTGCCGACGGCGTGATGAGCATGGTCGCGGGCGCGTTCGGTGCGTTCCCCAACACGTCTTTCTCACAGAACGTCGGCCTGATCGGGTTTACCGGCGTCGCCAGCCGGTTCGTCGTCGCTATCTGTGGGGTGTTTCTCGTTCTGCTGGGGTTTTTCCCGAAAGTCGCTGCAGTCATCAGCGCGATGCCGGACCCGGTTCTCGGCGGCGCGGCGATCGTCCTCTTCGGGATGATCTTCTCGATCGGTCTCCGCATCTTCGCCGACCGCGTGGCGTCGTCACAGCGCAACCTGACCATCGTCGCGGTCTCCATCGTCCTCGGTGTCGGCGTGGAGGTACGTCCGGACGCGGTCTCGGCCTTCCCGGAGGAGATTCAGGTACTGCTTGGCTCCGGGCTCCTCGTCGGTGGTCTCACCGCGGTCGTGTTGAACGCGGTCCTCCCCGGTGGGAGAGCACCGACCGAGCCGACGGCTGCTTCCGAGAGCGCTACGACTGAGTAGTTCCGGTCGGACTACCGGACGACCAGTACCGGAATCGGTGACCGGCGGACGACCTTCTCGGCGACGCTCCCGAGCAGTACTCGCGCGACGCCGTCGCGCCCGTGGCTCCCGAGCACGACGAGGTCGTACTCGTTCTCTTCGAGGTACTTGACGATAGCCCGATCGGGGCGACCACGCATCCGGTCGGTCTGGATCTCGACTCCGTGCTCCGATGCGATCTCCCGTGCCATGCCGAGAGCGGGGTCGCCGGTGTCGTCCTCCTCCGTCTGGTCCGGTGACTTCCCGCCGGGTCCCGGGAACGCGCCGAGGTCACCGGGCGCCGAAGCGGAACCGGAATCGGTGTCTCCCTCGTCCGCCTGCTCCTGGTCCCCCCCGGACGGTCTCGAGAACGCCCCGAGGTCACCAGTGTCCGAGGAGACGACGTGTAAGGCCGTAAACTCCGCGTCGGGGAAATTTTCGAGCGCGTACCGGAGCCCCTCTTTCGCGCGTTCCGAGTCGTCCACGGGGACGAGAATACGTTGTCCCATACCGGATCTTGACGGGCGTTCATAATATAAGTTGGCCCGACAATTCCCTGTCTGTCGTTCGCGAGAGTGGGACTGACCGCTAGAACAGGTTTGAGGTGCCCGTGAATAACCCCACCCATCAATAGTTTTATCACCCTGTTAGTATATACCAATCCTATCGCAAGCTATGGATTGCCATGACGAGCATTCCAGCAACCGGTGATACTAATGACAGAACCAGACGACGCAACTGAAGCACGCACCGACGGCGGAAACATGGTAACGTACGGTATCGAAGACAAGCCACCGCTGGGGAAGTCGGTCCTGCTCGGGACACAGCACTGGCTGACGATGATCGGGTCGACGATCGCGATTCCACTTGTACTCGCGGGAGTCCTGGGGTTCAACGGGGGACAGACGGCCCAGCTGATCGCGACGTTCTTCCTGGTCTCGGGGATCGCGACCCTCGCACAGACGACCATCGGGAACAAGTATCCGATCGTCCAGGGGGGGACGTTCTCGATGCTCGGGCCGGCTATCGCGATCGTCGCCGCCCTCGGAGGCGCTGACGGCGGCGCGAGCTCGACGGTCATGATGCGGGAACTCCAGGGGGCGATCATCGTCGCCGGGGCTGTCGAGGTCCTCATCGGCTATCTCGGCATCTTCGGTCGCCTGAAGAGGTATATGGGGCCGATCGTCATCGCTGTGGTCATCACGCTCATCGGGTTGGCGCTCATCAGCGTCCCGCAGATCATCTCGGCTAACCAGAACTGGTACCTCGCGGGTCTGACGCTCGTGCTGATCACGCTGTTCTCGCAGTACCTCGACGATTACTCCCAGGTGTTCAAGTTATTCCCCGTCTTGCTCGGTTTGGGTGGGGCGTACCTACTCGCGCTGGTGTTGTCGGTCGCGGGAGTCGTCAATATCGTCGATCTCAGTCCGATTGCAGAGGCGCCGTTGGTGCGTGTCATCACGCCGTTCCAGTGGGGGATGCCGCTGTTTACCACCTCCTTCATCGTCGGGATGTTCGCGGGAATGCTCGCGTCGGCCATCGAGAGCTTCGGCGATTACCACTCTGTCGCCCGTATGGCCGGTGAAGGTGCACCGAACAAGAAGCGCGTCAACCACGGGCTCGGCATGGAGGGGATCGGCAACGTCTTCGCCGGCATCATGGGTACCGGGAACGGCTCCACGTCCTACACCGAGAACATCGGTGCCATCGGTATCACGGGCGTCGCCTCCCGGTACGTCGTCCAGGTCGGTGCGATCGTGATGATTCTCGTCGCCTTTATCGGCCCCTTCGGTGCGTTCGTGACCACGATCCCCAACGCCATCGTCGGTGGGCTGTTCCTCGCGATGTTCGCACAGATCGTGGGTGTCGGGCTCTCGCAGCTCCAGCACGTCGACATGAACCAGAACAGGAACGTGTTCGTGCTCGGCTTCGGGCTGTTCGCCGGCCTATCGATTCCACAGTACATCTCCGGACTCGAAAGCGGCGCACTTGAGACCGGGCTCAGCAACGTCCCCGTATTCGGTGCGGTGCTGGGCATCCCGGAGGTCGCACAGACGATCAGTATCGTCATGGGGACGGAGATCGCCGTCGGCGGACTCGCCGCCTTCATCCTCGACAACACTATCCCGGGTACCGACGAGGAGCGTGGACTGACCCAGTGGGAGGAGATCACCGAGGACGCCGACGAGTTCGAACCGTTCCACCAACAGTTGCTCTCGGGCGGTGACTCCGGACCGAAAGTCGCCGACGACTGAACCTCGGTCGCCCGTTTGAGCTGGACTCCACTCTTTTGACCGCTCGGAACGAACTTCCGCCACTGGCCACGTCTTCGACCGAGAGCACGTGGCGATGGCGGTGCCGGACGCTATCGACTGCGCCCGCTGTCCAAACTGCAAAGTGGACCCCGTTGCTTTTCGAACTATGACACAGACGAACGACGCCGTCGACGTGACGCGGATGTCGCTTCGCGACAGCGGCTGGATCGGATACACCGACGATGCGGTGTACATCGAACGCGACGGAGAAAAGATACAGATCGCCAACGAACACGTGAGGAAGGTGACGCTCCAGTCCCTTCGGTGGGATCTCGCCGTCATGAGCGTCCTCCTGATCGGGGTCGGCGGCTACGTCGCGATAACCCGGAACCCACTGGTCGGAATCGCGTTCGCCGTCGTCGGCGTGCTGAGCATGTACCGGACGTACGGAAACCGGTACGCGCTCCGCATCCAGATCGAAAACGAATCCAAGCCCGTGACAGTGTATCCGACGTATCCGGTCGAATGCCACGAGACGATCGTCGATAGCATCGAGGGTCGCTCTCGCGACGGGTAGGAAAAGCTAAGTCGCGTGGGTGAGTGATGTGAAACAGCATGTCGCAAGCAGACTTGCGGATACGCAATGCCCGAGTTGTGACGCCGAACGGAACGATTCTGGGCGGTGTCGCGGCGACGGATGGATCGATCGTCGCGGTCGGCACTGACCGGTCGCTCCCCGAGGCAGACCGCAGTATCAACGCCGACGGCAACTACCTGATCCCCGGGTTCATCGACCCGCACGTCCACTGGGGCCTCTCGCGCTACGAGTACGAATACCACGAGGGACTGGCCCACGACTTCGAGACGGAGACCCGCGGGGCCGTCCACGGCGGCGTGACGACCGTGGTGAACTTCCTCCTCCAGCCTGATCCGTACCTGCCCGACATGGACTACTTCATCGAGGCAGGCGAACAGAACTCCTACATCGACTTCGGGTACCACGCGATCGTCCACAAGGACCACCACGTCGACGAGATCGAGGGACTGGCGGATGCCGGCATCCGCTCGTTCAAGATCTTCTACAACTGGTACAAACACGCCTCACCCGAGTTGGGGATCAACCACTCCGATTCCGGGCGTGTCTACAAGGTACTCGACAGGGTCGCCGACATCGAGAACGGCGTCGTCATGTTCCACGCCGAAAACGAGGATCTCGCGTACGAGCGGCGCCAGGAACTCCAGGAGGAGGGCCGCAACGACCTCCAGGCGTGGTCGGAGTCCGCACCGAACGTCGCCGAGGCGATGCAGATCGAGAACATCGCCAAACTCACCGACTACACCGACTCGACCGCCTACATCGTTCACATGAGCACGGGCGAGGGGGTCGACATCTGTCGGCGGTATCAGGAGCAGGGCGTCGACATCAACGCGGAGACCCTGCCGGCGTTTCTCGCCCACACCAAGGAGGAAGACCTCGGCGTCTGGGGGAAGATCTCCCCGCCGTTGCGGGGCGAACAGAGCAAGCGGAAACTCTGGCAGGGGTTGCGCGAAGGCGTCGTCGACTACGCCGGCACCGACCACTGTCCGCACAAGAAGCCGTTCAAGGAGAAAGAAGAGGGGAAATACGGCGATATCTGGGACGCGATCCCGGGGGACAACAACGGCATCGAGTACTTCCTGCCGGTGATGATGAGCGAAGGTGTCAACAAGAACCGCATCAGCATGGAGCGTCTCGTCGAGGTCTGTGCCGAGAACAACGCCCGCCGCTGGGGACTGTATCCGCGTAAGGGTGCCCTCGTCGAGGGCGCCGATGCCGATATGGTACTCGTCGATCTAGAGAAGTCCGCCGTCGTCGACGACGACTTCTATCACACCATGGAGCCGCGCTACTCGACGTTCCACGGGGACGAGCTTACCGGCCTGCCGACCCACACCATCGTCGGCGGCGAGGTCGTGGTCGAAGACGGCCAGTTGCAGGTCGAAAAGGGCGGCCGTGACTACCTCCCACGGGATGCCGACGGCGTCCCGATGCCCTGACAGCCGATACCTGACAGCGTTCCACGAATTCGGTTCTCTCGTTGGTTCTGATCGACCACCATTGGGACCGTGTGATTGTCACACACCCGCTATCCCGCCATACAGAATATTTATTCTATCTGGCCGGTGCGTCCCTGTGAATCGGATACTCATTTCATTCTATGAAAAAGCTATTTACCCCGTCAAGATGTAGCTGGTTGTATGGGCTCCAACGTTCCGGTCAACGCGGTCGAAACGACGCTTCGGATCGCAGAGGCGTTACAGGAACACGAATGTGTCGGCGTGACGAAACTCGCCGACGAGATCGACCTGCCCCAAAGTACGGTGTTCAACCATCTCAAGACGCTGGAACAAAACGAGTACGTCGTCAACGAGGGCGGGTCCTACCGTCTCGGGTGTCGCTTCCTCAAACTCGGTGCGAAAGCCCGTTCGTACCACGATGTCCACGAGGTAGCCCGACCGAAGATAAACCGACTGGCGAAAGACACCGGCGAGATCTCCGCACTGCTCGTCGAGGAGCACGGACTGGGCGTGTTCTTACACCGGGCCGAGGGCGAGCAAGCCGTCCATATTGATAGTTACATCAGCCAGCGGATCTCTCTCCACGGTGCCGCACTCGGAAAGGCTATTCTCGCTTCCCTCCCCCGAGAACGTGCCGTCGATATCGTCGAACGCCGTGGTCTACCGGCGTTGACCGAGAACACGATCACGGACCGTGACGAACTGTTCGACGAACTCGACCGGGTCGCCGAGCGGGGTATCGCGTTCGACGACCAGGAGCGGCTCAACGGTCTCCGTAGCGTCGCTACACCGATAACTGACGGGAACGGGGCTGTCCTCGGTGCGGTCAGCATCGCCGGTCCGACCAACCGTATCCAGAACGATCGGTTTCGTGAGACGTTCCCCTCGAAACTCTCCGACATCAAGAACGTCATCGAACTCGACTTGGCCTACTCGTGACCCTCGTATCCCATCATATGAAATACGTCGGTTTCGGGACGTACTTTGCCGGTTAACGGCTCGTGTCTCCCGTTAAGCTATCCTCTCAGTGTCGATTGAGCGGAAATGCTCAACAGAATATCAGACGTACGTTTGTTACGCCAGCGAATCAGGTTAACGATTGACATGGATGGGGGCAACCAGTGACCGAACGTTCATTCAGTCAGGCTAAATAGATCCCACCCTGTAACATAACCAACCGAATCGAAAACGTTCGTATCCCACTATACAGGATAGCTTTCGTTCTCGTACGCAGTGGTCCAGGCGGAGCGATCAACACTGGTGTGACACCGCTGCAACCGCCCCCGACAGAGGGTGACCAGCTGATGCGCACACGCCGAGAGATACGACCGCGTAGCCTGTCCATCCCACAACTGTGTCTCTCGTGGCGGAGATCCACAGTCAGTGACCCACGCACGTGCTCCGTGGCGCTACCGGGGGCCGTGGTGACAGAAAACAGTTATAATTCGGGGAGTGATCGGTCTGCCGGACCGCGATGCAGTCCTACGTCTCTTTGAACGCGACGACACGGGAGACGCTCGACTCGCCGCCGCGGAACCGCCACGGGAACGTACCGATCTGGACACGCTCGTTGAGCAACTCCTCGGGCACCTGTGCGTTCTCGACGTGGATGATGCCTTCGGGGAACAGTTCGGTATGCATCAGCTGGTACCCCTCGGGTGGGAATACTTCGTCGAGATCGTCGACACCGAGGTGGTCGGCCGCTTCGTCCGCCAGTTCGGGACGGATATCACGGATAACGGTGTTCATCGGGTGATCCGCGCTCCCACAGTCGAGGATCAGGTAGTTTAGGTTCTTCTCCTGACACCACTCGGCGAATTCCTTGTTCGGGCCGGGGTGTTTACAGAAGAACCTGTGTGGGTCTGCCTCCTCACGGTGCCACGCGTGCTTCTGATAGCCGGTGTGGATAAAGAGGATATCGCCCTCTTGGACATCGACGACGTCCTCGATCATCTCGCTGGTGTAGATATCGTAATCCCCGACCTTGTCGGAGATATCCGCGACAACAGCGTCGCTGACGAGTTCGTCGAGTGGGACTTCCTCGATGTCACGCCCGCTCGCGACGAAGTGTTTCTCACCGTCCAGATGCGTCCCTGTGTGGTTCATGAACTCGATTTTCTGCCCGTTTACCTTCTCGGTGTCTAGGCTTTTTTCGTACCACACTTTGGGGTTGTCGTAGGTCGGCCACGCTGGGGTATCTCCTGACCACGGCTGTGTCAGGTCGTACATCTCATAGCCATCAAGCATACACTGATAGCTACACCAGTAACTGAATTAAACCTTGGGTACTGGCCGTGGTATTGGGTGGTCGCCCGCTGTAGATCCGTATCGATAATCACGGGGAAGCGGGTTTTCTGATCGGCTAGCGTGTTGGAGCGGGCTTTGACTGACTGCGTTCGGCGAACACTGGAGAGTCGTTGAACTGCAAAGGGTATTCTTAGATCTGCCTCCGCGTCCGAAACTCGTCTCACACCATTCTCCTCAGTCAATCGCTGAGATTCCCGTGGACAATACACCGATACGTTTTAGCTAAATAGTATAGCCATTTTGCATGTCCAATGACACTGCTATTCCCGTTCTTGCCGGTGTACCTGGCCTGCCCATCCCAGCGAGGTCACTAAACAGAGTGGATAGTCAGATTGAGCGTACGAGTCAGCTGGGTAGAATAGTCAGAAAGTGTAGCTGATATAGTTAGAAAGTATAGCTATGTTATATAGGCACTCTAGTCAGTTGATCGGGCGAACTATTGACAGTAGTTCAGTGAGCCGAAAGAGCCAGTCGGCGTTCGGTCAATCCCAGTCGTAGCCCCATTCCCGCAGTTCTTCGACGACAAGCTCCGGATTGTCCATCGCGACAACGAGCGCCGCTTCAAGCGCATCGGTCTTGTAGACATCTTCGCCGAGTTCGTCTTCGAGAGTCCTGATAAACGAGGATTCCCGATCCTCGATGTGTGGTCTGAGGAAGATCGGACGCTGTTTCCTGTCGGCTTTTACCGACGACCGTCGGAACTTGTACGGAATTTCCGGTGAACTATCGACGGACTCGGGCTCCGTCCCTGTCGAGTCTGGTGACCGGTCAGGCTCGGACGACGTACTCTCCGTACTCGGTTCGGCAAACGGATCGTCACCGGAGCCCGATTTCATGCTGTTGCCTCCTGTTCTTGCGGCGAACGCAACCGAGCGGCTAACTCTTCGAACTGTTCGAGCGTCTCCAGTTCGTAGTCGCGCTTGCGGGACCTGTGTGTCTCGACGTACTCGAAGGCAGAGCACTGCTGACGCCAACACCCTTCGAGAAGGGACGTCCGCTCGCGGAAGACAACAGGGACATCGTAGTCTTGGTTTCGAAGCTCCTCAAGCATCTCCTGTTGGTCATTGGTTCCCTTGAACCGGTTCGGAACAGCAGCGAGGACGCCGACGTTGATGTCAAGCGTCTGCTCCAACCCATCGACGAGGTCTGCGAGGCCTGTTACCGACTGTTGCCCCTTCCCACTCGGTTCGAACGGGATCACGAGGTTCCGCGTCGCGTGGATAGCGTTGTATAGCTTTACGTCCGCTGTGGCCGGCGGGTCGACGACGACGGTATCGTATTTTTCGGGGACGCCGGCCTCCTTTAATACACGGAGTAACTGGACGTTCGGATTCCAGTTTTCGCCGAAATCGGCCGCTTCCTCCTCTCTTCGGCGGAGGTGTTTCGAGAGGACCTCCAGCGAGTTGTGAGCGGGAACGATATCGACACCTTCGGAACGCTCGATGAGCCCGCTAAACTCGCCGCGTGGCCGCTCGACGAGGTGTCTAACGAGACTGTCGGCGTCCGAATCTGTGCGGTTGTCTGCCACGTCGAAGAGATACGAGAGGCTCCCCTCCTGTGGGTCCATATCGATCGCGAGGACGTCGTTTCCGGCCCTCGCGTCAGCGACAGCGAGGTTGCCTGCCAACGTCGTCTTCCCGACGCCACCGGCCTCACTGTACACCGTGTAGGTGAGCATACGTGACCGTTCGGCGGATGCCGACTTAAAGATTAGTCAGACGGTATAGCTATACAGATTAGCTATACAGTCTCGCGGATTCGACTGTCGCCGAAGTACTGGACAGTCTGCGAAACTCGCACCCACGTCGTCGGGACGAACCGTGTGGAATCACGATCGGCAGCGTCCTCTCTACTACTGGCTTCGGGTACTCGGCGTCCGTTACGCTCATCCCACCGGAAAGGTGTGAAAACCGCTCACGATGGGGCAGCCCCGTCGAAAACAAACGTAGCCCTCGGCCCGCATTACAATCGTAAACCACATCTCGATATACCCATCTCACTCGGTGTCACAGAAGTAGATGCGATCTCTGATGACAGTGTCTTCGCAAAAACTGAACCACCATCTATCTTCGGTGGACGCAATAACCGTCGGATGCGGTTTCAGCGGTCATGAGACACCGACGACGGACGGACCGTCACGCTCGACTCCGGACTGTTCCTCGAAGCGAACCCGGATGTCCTGATCGTTCTCGTTCCGAGGGCAGGGTCTTTCGACCGAGAGAAAATTCGACCAGGGCTTGCAAACGACGAGATCGCCCATGAGATCACCGATGTACAGGAAGGCCAGATGTATGTACAGGGTGTGCGGCGACAGGGGCCGATATTGAATCGCTTCCAGTCGGAGATGGCCGCAAGGCAGCCCTCCCCCGATCAATTCGGAGAGGAGCCCGGCTCGGTCAACGGGGAGTTCTAACGACGGACCCTTTACAGGGCTGTTCACAAACAACAATATCGAGGCTGTTAAGTCAGATATCTTCCATATATCTAGCACCGATGCCCTCCACTCCGGTTGCTCGTACTGAATACCGCCGCTATCTTCGCGGGAAGACACCGTGGATCGTCGGCGTCTGTTTCGTTCTTCTGTCCCGGTTGACGACCCCTCCGGGTTCTGAAGAAATCGAAATACTGACGGATGCAGTGGTATTGGCGAACGCTCAAGTCGCTGTCGCAGTAATCGTTCCGTTCGCAGCTACTGCGCTCGGGTTCCGCGCGATAATCCAGGAACGTGAAGCCGGAACCGCACGGATCCTCCTCGGGACGAAACTTACACGGCGTCGGTTCGTGCTCGAAATGGTTCTCGGACGTGGACTGGCCCTTCTCGTACCGATTCTCGGTGGAACCATCCTGGTAGTCGGCTACGATGCCGTTCAGTACGGTCGCTTCTCGGTAACGTTACTGGCTGGATTCCTCGGCCTCTCGACGGTATACGTATTCGCGTGGACGGGGATACTAGTTGGCCTCTCCGCTGCGGGTTCGTCAACGACCCGTGCGGTCATTGCCGGATCTGTCGTGACGATTTCGTTCGCATTCTGGGACAACGTGACTCTCGCGTTTCTGTGGCAGATCGCAACCGGATCACCGCCCGGGAATCAGATGGCGTATCCAACCGTGTTCGCGATTGCCGAATGGGTCTCACCGATGAGCGCGTACAACGTCCTCACGAACTGGCTGTTCGGTGTTCCGGTGGGACCTGACCGCGCTGTTACCCAGGTTTCCGATGCGATCAGTGAAACAGGACGGTTCACGCCGACAGCCGCTCCCATACCTGCATGGTGTGGGGTTGGCTTCCTCCTCGTGTGGCCCGTCGTGTCGCTGCTTGGGGGAACAGCGATGCTCCGACGGGCCGACATCACTCCCAGTGGTGGGACGGGAGTGTTTGGAACGCTTGTAGACCACTGTCCATCGGTACCCTGGTTCAGTGGTCATCGGTTCCGAAGCACGACCGGACGTGACGGGGTCGTCGATGCACTCCCGGGGTCGTGGCAGCCGCTTGCTCGCCGTGAGTTCTCCCGTCTCGTCCGGACATCCCTCGTCTGGGTCGTTGGTCTCCTCGTTCTCGTTGCTGGTGTCGCCAGTCTCTCACCGGATAGATACGTTCAGGCTGCACTCGGTCCGCGCGTTCCGCTTGCTGCGCTCCAGACTCCGCTGGGCTTTCTGGGCGGTTTCGGCGTCCTCTTTGGAACGTTCCGTGCAGTCATACGTGAACGTACCACAGGTTCCATCCGGCTGACCGCTGGAACCGGCGTATCACGGACAGCTACCCTCGTTGGGCTCGTTGTCGGACGAGCCAGCGCGTTCGCCGTGCCGATTGTCGCTGCTGTGTTTCTCACCTGTCTCGTCGCCGTCCCTCAATACGGGGTTGTGCCACTCACCACGTTTGCTGGCTTTCTCGTGTTCACGCTCGTATT carries:
- a CDS encoding dihydroorotase; translated protein: MSQADLRIRNARVVTPNGTILGGVAATDGSIVAVGTDRSLPEADRSINADGNYLIPGFIDPHVHWGLSRYEYEYHEGLAHDFETETRGAVHGGVTTVVNFLLQPDPYLPDMDYFIEAGEQNSYIDFGYHAIVHKDHHVDEIEGLADAGIRSFKIFYNWYKHASPELGINHSDSGRVYKVLDRVADIENGVVMFHAENEDLAYERRQELQEEGRNDLQAWSESAPNVAEAMQIENIAKLTDYTDSTAYIVHMSTGEGVDICRRYQEQGVDINAETLPAFLAHTKEEDLGVWGKISPPLRGEQSKRKLWQGLREGVVDYAGTDHCPHKKPFKEKEEGKYGDIWDAIPGDNNGIEYFLPVMMSEGVNKNRISMERLVEVCAENNARRWGLYPRKGALVEGADADMVLVDLEKSAVVDDDFYHTMEPRYSTFHGDELTGLPTHTIVGGEVVVEDGQLQVEKGGRDYLPRDADGVPMP
- a CDS encoding ABC transporter permease — protein: MPSTPVARTEYRRYLRGKTPWIVGVCFVLLSRLTTPPGSEEIEILTDAVVLANAQVAVAVIVPFAATALGFRAIIQEREAGTARILLGTKLTRRRFVLEMVLGRGLALLVPILGGTILVVGYDAVQYGRFSVTLLAGFLGLSTVYVFAWTGILVGLSAAGSSTTRAVIAGSVVTISFAFWDNVTLAFLWQIATGSPPGNQMAYPTVFAIAEWVSPMSAYNVLTNWLFGVPVGPDRAVTQVSDAISETGRFTPTAAPIPAWCGVGFLLVWPVVSLLGGTAMLRRADITPSGGTGVFGTLVDHCPSVPWFSGHRFRSTTGRDGVVDALPGSWQPLARREFSRLVRTSLVWVVGLLVLVAGVASLSPDRYVQAALGPRVPLAALQTPLGFLGGFGVLFGTFRAVIRERTTGSIRLTAGTGVSRTATLVGLVVGRASAFAVPIVAAVFLTCLVAVPQYGVVPLTTFAGFLVFTLVFVVGMAALGVTVSTIVRSQSVAGVTVLLFAVVHVAWYSLSNTIYGTLTGTSVTGFAPPENPTYLFVRWLPPLQLFNVVTNAIIGVPNSAGSATGVISELQPNYFSNIVVVRIDYGVDVPAWYLHPGVSGIQLGLWFVLPFGLALLLYRYRSID
- a CDS encoding cyclase family protein gives rise to the protein MLDGYEMYDLTQPWSGDTPAWPTYDNPKVWYEKSLDTEKVNGQKIEFMNHTGTHLDGEKHFVASGRDIEEVPLDELVSDAVVADISDKVGDYDIYTSEMIEDVVDVQEGDILFIHTGYQKHAWHREEADPHRFFCKHPGPNKEFAEWCQEKNLNYLILDCGSADHPMNTVIRDIRPELADEAADHLGVDDLDEVFPPEGYQLMHTELFPEGIIHVENAQVPEELLNERVQIGTFPWRFRGGESSVSRVVAFKET
- a CDS encoding universal stress protein, encoding MGQRILVPVDDSERAKEGLRYALENFPDAEFTALHVVSSDTGDLGAFSRPSGGDQEQADEGDTDSGSASAPGDLGAFPGPGGKSPDQTEEDDTGDPALGMAREIASEHGVEIQTDRMRGRPDRAIVKYLEENEYDLVVLGSHGRDGVARVLLGSVAEKVVRRSPIPVLVVR
- a CDS encoding uracil-xanthine permease family protein, coding for MTEPDDATEARTDGGNMVTYGIEDKPPLGKSVLLGTQHWLTMIGSTIAIPLVLAGVLGFNGGQTAQLIATFFLVSGIATLAQTTIGNKYPIVQGGTFSMLGPAIAIVAALGGADGGASSTVMMRELQGAIIVAGAVEVLIGYLGIFGRLKRYMGPIVIAVVITLIGLALISVPQIISANQNWYLAGLTLVLITLFSQYLDDYSQVFKLFPVLLGLGGAYLLALVLSVAGVVNIVDLSPIAEAPLVRVITPFQWGMPLFTTSFIVGMFAGMLASAIESFGDYHSVARMAGEGAPNKKRVNHGLGMEGIGNVFAGIMGTGNGSTSYTENIGAIGITGVASRYVVQVGAIVMILVAFIGPFGAFVTTIPNAIVGGLFLAMFAQIVGVGLSQLQHVDMNQNRNVFVLGFGLFAGLSIPQYISGLESGALETGLSNVPVFGAVLGIPEVAQTISIVMGTEIAVGGLAAFILDNTIPGTDEERGLTQWEEITEDADEFEPFHQQLLSGGDSGPKVADD
- a CDS encoding ParA family protein; protein product: MLTYTVYSEAGGVGKTTLAGNLAVADARAGNDVLAIDMDPQEGSLSYLFDVADNRTDSDADSLVRHLVERPRGEFSGLIERSEGVDIVPAHNSLEVLSKHLRRREEEAADFGENWNPNVQLLRVLKEAGVPEKYDTVVVDPPATADVKLYNAIHATRNLVIPFEPSGKGQQSVTGLADLVDGLEQTLDINVGVLAAVPNRFKGTNDQQEMLEELRNQDYDVPVVFRERTSLLEGCWRQQCSAFEYVETHRSRKRDYELETLEQFEELAARLRSPQEQEATA
- a CDS encoding IclR family transcriptional regulator; this translates as MGSNVPVNAVETTLRIAEALQEHECVGVTKLADEIDLPQSTVFNHLKTLEQNEYVVNEGGSYRLGCRFLKLGAKARSYHDVHEVARPKINRLAKDTGEISALLVEEHGLGVFLHRAEGEQAVHIDSYISQRISLHGAALGKAILASLPRERAVDIVERRGLPALTENTITDRDELFDELDRVAERGIAFDDQERLNGLRSVATPITDGNGAVLGAVSIAGPTNRIQNDRFRETFPSKLSDIKNVIELDLAYS
- a CDS encoding uracil-xanthine permease family protein, with the protein product METDTTDSESSIVQYAIEDKPPLGEAIPLGLQHLGAMFLSTVALPLVIAGAIGLDGAQTTYVVQMALLVAGLATLVQVYSVGPVGARLPVVMGTSAIFVAPLISIGTSFGVAAVFGAVIVAAPVEMVIGYFYDDLRQLFPPLVTSIVVMLVGLTLIPVAMDYAAGGPGAESYGAFVNIGLALLVFVVAIGLNQFFEGFLSVASVLVAVVVGYIASIPLGLLDLSGVGSAGLISLPSPLEFGVSFEPTAILIVAFAYLITSIETIGDIEGTTGVVDRQPSNEEMEGGLLADGVMSMVAGAFGAFPNTSFSQNVGLIGFTGVASRFVVAICGVFLVLLGFFPKVAAVISAMPDPVLGGAAIVLFGMIFSIGLRIFADRVASSQRNLTIVAVSIVLGVGVEVRPDAVSAFPEEIQVLLGSGLLVGGLTAVVLNAVLPGGRAPTEPTAASESATTE